The genome window AAGCTAGTCAGCAGCGTTGTGTGACCAGTCAGTATCAAGCTAGTCAGCAGCTTTGTGTGACCAGTCAGTATCAAGCTAGTCAGCAGCTTTGTGTGACCAGTCAGTATCAAGCTAGTCAGCAGCTTTGTGTGACCAGTCAGTATCAAGCTAGTCAGCAGCTTTGTGTGACCAGTCAGTATCAAGCTAGTCAGCAGCATTGTGTGACCAGTCAGTATCAAGCTAGTCAGCAGCGTTGTGTGACCAGTCAGTATCAAGCTAGTCAGCGGCGTTGTGTGACCAGTCAGTATCAAGCTAGTCAGCAGCGTTGTGTGACCAGTCAGTATCAAGCTAGTCAGCAGCGTTGTGTGACCAGTCAGTATCAAGCTAGTCAGCAGCTTTGTGTGACCAGTCAGTATCAAGCTAGTCAGCAGCTTTGTGTGACAAGTCAGTATCAAGCTAGTCAGCAGCGTTGTGTGACCAGTCAGTATCAAGCTAGTCAGCAGCGTTGTGTGACCAGTCAGTATCAAGCTAGTCAGCAGCGTTGTGTGACCAGTCAGTATCAAGCTAGTCAGCAGCGTTGTGTGACCAGTCAGTATCAAGCTAGTCAGCAGCTTTGTGTGACCAGTCAGTATCAAGCTAGTCAGCAGCTTTGTGTGACCAGTCAGTATCAAGCTAGTCAGCAGCGTTGTGTGACCAGTCAGTATCAAGCTAGTCAGCAGCGTTGTGTGACCAGTCAGTATCAAGCTAGTCAGCAGCGTTGTGTGACCAGTCAGTATCAAGCTAGTCAGCAGCTTTGTGTGACCAGTCAGTATCAAGCTAGTCAGCAGCGTTGTGTGACCAGTCAGTATCAAGCTAGTCAGCAGCTTTGTGTGACCAGTCAGTATCAAGCTAGTCAGCAGCGTTGTGTGACCAGTCAGTATCAAGCTAGTCAGCAGCTTTGTGTGACCAGTCAGTATCAAGCTAGTCAGCAGCGTTGTGTGACCAGTCAGTATCAAGCTAGTCAGCAGCTTTGTGTGACCAGTCAGTATCAAGCTAGTCAGCAGCGTTGTGTGACCAGTCAGTATCAAGCTAGTCAGCAGCTTTGTGTGACCAGTCAGTATCAAGCTAGTCAGCAGCGTTGTGTGACCAGTCAGTATCAAGCTAGTCAGCAGCTTTGTGTGACCAGTCAGTATCAAGCTAGTCAGCAGCGTTGTGTGACCAGTCAGTATCAAGCTAGTCAGCAGCTTTGTGTGACCAGTCAGTATCAAGCTAGTCAGCAGCTTTGGAAGACTTGTCATCTTTATTATTCATGTTGTAATTTCTAGACACACGCTTTACCAACTTGATTTATTCTAACGCACGCATTTAAATTCACAGCGAGTAAAACCTAATTCAATTATGGAGAAAAATAACGTCGAAAACGCGTATAGATCTAGAAAATCGCTGGTATGTTCGTATCAGTCCGACTTTTAAATACTTAGTTTAATCCCGATatcaatttacaatttaaatataggTTCCGACATCCTGATGCACAGATAATCAAAAAAACAACTCAAAAAGAATAGCTCTCAACAAATTTTACGATGTGTATCATCAAAATAACAGAACGTGAACGCAATATATACCAGGACGATATATAAACATGCAAATTCCTAATATATAATTATCTCATGCGTAATGAATCAACGTAAACTTTTCtgaattcatattttattaacatttatatttccGAGGAATTTCACACTTTTGGAAAAAGAGCCGATTTGGGAGATAAGGGACGTTGATAAGACACTACCGCGTGCGAAGGTATTTCATATCTTACATACATCACACGGAACATGCATTGTATGTCTTCCACGTCCAGAAGTGTGCACTGTTGTCAACACGATGTAGAAATATGCCTTGGCAGTTATGGTCTTTTTAATGACGCATAGCGTAAACTATTTGTTCAACGGCTCACGCAATTATGTTTCCCGTTTAAATGCTTCATTTGGCTTATACTCAAAGAGTACTTCGATTATTTAATCGAATACAATACAGGGTGTGGTTTAAAATGTAATACTCAATCACAAATCATTAAAACACAAATTGATATTCGATACAGtaaaagcaatattttttaaaattgagcatgtcaaaacaaaatgcatattctGACATTTATCCAAACTTCTAAACACACAACATGCTATAAATTTAGAAACTTCATATGTGCCTACCTTCTATATAGATAAATTGCCACTATAATGGAAATAATAACTGCTACAACGAGAATACTGAACGCCACCCACAGGGACGACTCCAAACCTGAAGTGACAAGAAAATATGAACCTTTACTTTTTATTCTGTGCAGGATAGTTATTCAAGTAAGTTTTGAAATTATAACATGTTACAATGACGTATAAACCGGCAATGAAGACAGTCTGTTAAGACTTTTACAAGGTCAAAGTAAGAATTACTTTTCAAGATTTAAGGTATACTTCTTTCGTTATAAATCGATCTCATCATATCCATAATAAAAACACACGCCATTTATAAAGCCATGCATACATCTCAAGCAACGATAAGTCAATGCTCACCAAATTTATTTGACGATGATGACGAGTCAGCTAACACCGCTTCATTGGTTTCATTGGTCTCCTTATCTTCACCTTCCTCTTCACCATCATCGTCGAGTTTAACATCGGGACCATCGTCATATATTGCTGTTGAAGAGTACATGCCCCTTCCTGGTGTGGTCGTATCTAATGTCACGACAACATCTTCTCTCTCGATATCGGCTTCAGGAGACGTTGCTGCTTTTGAGGACTTGTCTACGTGAGTATTACTAATTGTAGACATTTCGACCGGACGCGGAGTGGCAGCAACAACGTTACTTTTTTTAGTAACTACATCAGGTTCCGAGTCAATATCAACAGCATCATAAATTATGGTAGATGGGTATACATTAACACCAGTAGTTGTATCGTCAACAAGGTCTGGATCAACTGTTATCGAAACTTTTTCTGTTTCACTTTTAGTATGCACCATATGTGAAGCAGCGATAATCGAATCAGTAGACGAAGAAGCTGGTGAAGAATCTAATGGAATCGTTAAAGCCTGTGTAGCAGTTTTATCATCTGAAAAGGTTGACGACGAAGAAGATTGTACATCTACAATGTAAATTGACGTATTGCTGTCAACGGATTCGGACACTGTAGCTTCTGCTGTCGATTCAGTGACTGATTTTTTCGGGTCGTCGTAAATTGCAATCGGAAACTCATCTGTAACAATAACAGAGTTTGCAGCTGTTTCTTTTTCGTTGACTACGTCAGGTGTTGAAATTTCTGTAGGTTGTTCAGTTGATACTATTTCTGTAGCTAATTCAGATGGAATATTGTCTGTAGTTGGTTTCTTTACTTCTTTTTCTGTAGTTGATTCATGAGTTATTTGTGTTGAAGTTGACTCCGGAAATTCTTCTTTCGTTATTTCAGGTGTTGCTTGGTCTGTAGCTGATTCCAGTGCTGATGCCATTGAAGCTGTTGTCGTTGTCACTGTACTAGTGGTTGCTATTGTTGTTGTGGTGGAGGGTGATGTGGTGGTAGTTGTTGTGGATGGTGAAGAAGTGGTGGATGCGgaagtggtggtggttgtggtggatGGTGAAGTAGTGGTGGATGCggaggtggtggtggttgtggtggagGGTGAAGTAGTGGTGGATGCGGAGGTGGTGGTGGTTGCTGTGGATGGTGAAGTAGCG of Dreissena polymorpha isolate Duluth1 chromosome 15, UMN_Dpol_1.0, whole genome shotgun sequence contains these proteins:
- the LOC127860367 gene encoding uncharacterized protein LOC127860367; its protein translation is MENMWKFGILGLLMAINMDLINAAPFKFEQTRARWEDANDVCQSSGSLLFPGRSFQKKVLQKMLIDGESVWLYGWRAVTDPSEDGTGRVKTLKVDFAKSDKKEYSIVCQRLADNSFFVPDQTALTENAATLCASQGGALANVSNGAGMRDVIDMIAVDFPHRMGQITSDGFAKHCLRAKRVNDDIDYDYDDCNKEFRFTCLRDEDAVKSFPALIVIKMTAKSEVAAVIKDLQQSQATTQKQEQTTIPSTPSTTTTTPTTITTPVTTTTTVTITTSASTATSPSTATTTTSASTTTSPSTTTTTTSASTTTSPSTTTTTTSASTTSSPSTTTTTTSPSTTTTIATTSTVTTTTASMASALESATDQATPEITKEEFPESTSTQITHESTTEKEVKKPTTDNIPSELATEIVSTEQPTEISTPDVVNEKETAANSVIVTDEFPIAIYDDPKKSVTESTAEATVSESVDSNTSIYIVDVQSSSSSTFSDDKTATQALTIPLDSSPASSSTDSIIAASHMVHTKSETEKVSITVDPDLVDDTTTGVNVYPSTIIYDAVDIDSEPDVVTKKSNVVAATPRPVEMSTISNTHVDKSSKAATSPEADIEREDVVVTLDTTTPGRGMYSSTAIYDDGPDVKLDDDGEEEGEDKETNETNEAVLADSSSSSNKFGLESSLWVAFSILVVAVIISIIVAIYLYRRRKTQKSKDLPAVAENGSAAPAAAPEGAVELRESPIRNSPPRDSATFKDAAYDI